The following coding sequences are from one Crateriforma spongiae window:
- a CDS encoding ArsB/NhaD family transporter, producing the protein MMDLNVPIDVAAVGVARHTGVFDGLALAASLTETAVEPAPKWVMLLFAAVMMVTYVGVAIERFHKTVAALCGAAVLIVLSIALGLFEYPKVYEFIKEDLNIFGVIIGTGILVDVVGRSGLFHFIGMWIVRLTGGGASTLYFTLCAVTFLFVAVLTIVPAMLILSSLVLVICRSLDYKPTPLLLSVAICANSGAIATFASGLPNIMIGTAAMIPYMQFIRVSLPYAVVSLIVAVVMMRFFFRNDLPWHQTPQQREDLKARIETFDPWALVEDRRVLLRSAIILLVTVIGFALAGQLGVGMDFIAMVGATAALLFAGKGVEDAIGKVNWTVILFFMGLFVIIGCVKQTGALAWVAEQVVAVSGNRLALLVPLLGVFSAVASSIVDNIPVAATLIPIVRDISGGSVPAEPLWWTLVICCNLGGNGTPIGSISCVIAIYALKREVGVHVGWGQFLKLGGSVMLIQVAGAIVYILLLESQNLLPELASHGV; encoded by the coding sequence ATGATGGACCTGAACGTTCCCATTGACGTCGCGGCCGTGGGGGTTGCCCGTCACACCGGTGTTTTTGATGGCTTGGCACTGGCCGCATCGCTGACCGAAACCGCGGTCGAACCGGCGCCCAAATGGGTGATGTTGTTGTTCGCTGCCGTGATGATGGTCACTTATGTCGGGGTCGCGATCGAGCGATTCCACAAGACCGTCGCGGCGTTGTGCGGCGCCGCGGTGCTGATCGTGTTGTCGATCGCGTTGGGTTTGTTCGAATATCCCAAGGTCTACGAATTCATCAAAGAAGACCTGAACATTTTCGGGGTCATCATCGGTACGGGCATCCTGGTGGACGTCGTCGGCCGCAGCGGCTTGTTCCACTTCATCGGCATGTGGATCGTGCGCTTGACCGGTGGTGGTGCGTCAACGTTGTACTTCACCCTGTGTGCGGTCACGTTTTTATTCGTCGCGGTACTGACCATCGTGCCGGCGATGTTGATTCTCAGTTCGCTGGTTCTGGTGATCTGTCGGTCGCTGGACTACAAGCCGACGCCGTTGTTGTTAAGCGTCGCGATTTGTGCCAACAGCGGCGCGATCGCGACGTTCGCCAGCGGGTTGCCCAACATCATGATCGGGACGGCGGCGATGATCCCGTACATGCAGTTCATCCGTGTGTCGTTGCCCTACGCGGTGGTCAGCCTGATCGTTGCCGTTGTGATGATGCGGTTTTTCTTTCGCAATGATTTGCCATGGCACCAGACGCCTCAGCAACGCGAAGACTTGAAGGCACGCATTGAAACGTTTGACCCGTGGGCGTTGGTGGAAGACCGACGCGTGCTGCTTCGCAGTGCAATCATTCTGTTGGTGACCGTGATCGGTTTTGCGTTGGCCGGACAACTGGGCGTCGGCATGGACTTCATCGCCATGGTCGGTGCGACAGCTGCGTTGTTGTTTGCCGGTAAAGGGGTGGAAGACGCGATCGGCAAAGTCAATTGGACGGTGATCCTGTTCTTCATGGGCTTGTTCGTCATCATCGGATGCGTCAAGCAAACCGGCGCGTTGGCTTGGGTGGCCGAGCAGGTCGTCGCGGTATCGGGCAACCGACTGGCGTTGCTGGTTCCACTGTTGGGCGTGTTTTCGGCGGTGGCCAGTTCGATTGTGGACAACATTCCCGTGGCCGCCACCTTGATCCCGATCGTACGAGACATCTCCGGCGGATCGGTGCCCGCCGAACCGCTGTGGTGGACGCTGGTGATCTGCTGCAACCTGGGCGGCAATGGAACACCGATCGGGTCGATCAGTTGTGTGATCGCGATTTACGCGTTGAAAAGAGAGGTCGGCGTGCACGTCGGCTGGGGACAGTTTTTAAAGCTGGGTGGCAGCGTGATGTTGATCCAGGTGGCCGGCGCCATCGTGTACATCCTGTTGCTTGAAAGCCAGAATCTATTACCGGAGCTTGCCAGCCATGGCGTTTGA
- a CDS encoding adenine nucleotide alpha hydrolase family protein, with product MAFDSNRQSLDRDVDESMRMFERSQVGPAPEITPVRPARILLALDGSPQDATSIAAAQYLREQVNVETLILDLREFLRSDTPDSSADPPMPIEEMVKQISGARPIQSTGDEPYERILQATKDHQLDMLIVPSPFGRSFDKIGVDSIGTVLDVLLARCSVPTLVIRRDDQRLDECVGRIALVVGSECDIESRAAAWCFGLAGPSAQVTLNLVLEKEQFENLRSIIQAMDPEGTLSEQQVSDALAKSHHALHGSMLKTATARKLAYRLVPQAGEVAPPNPLNDTVKQLLVMPLEVDDRFGQGFAQDRIRRSPHPVLVVPSHVVDDDE from the coding sequence ATGGCGTTTGATTCCAACCGTCAATCCTTGGACCGCGACGTCGATGAATCGATGCGGATGTTCGAACGGTCTCAGGTCGGCCCCGCCCCCGAGATCACACCGGTTCGACCCGCCCGGATTTTGCTGGCACTGGACGGTTCGCCACAAGATGCGACGTCGATCGCCGCGGCTCAGTACCTGCGTGAACAGGTCAACGTCGAAACACTGATCTTGGATCTGCGAGAGTTTTTGCGCAGCGACACGCCAGATTCGTCGGCCGATCCACCCATGCCGATCGAGGAAATGGTCAAGCAGATCAGCGGGGCTCGTCCGATTCAATCGACCGGTGACGAACCGTATGAACGAATTCTGCAAGCGACGAAAGATCATCAGCTGGACATGCTGATCGTGCCCAGTCCGTTCGGTCGTTCGTTCGACAAGATCGGTGTGGACAGCATCGGAACGGTGCTGGACGTCTTGCTGGCGCGGTGCAGCGTGCCGACGCTGGTCATCCGTCGCGACGATCAACGGCTGGACGAATGTGTCGGGCGGATCGCCTTGGTTGTCGGCAGCGAATGCGATATCGAAAGTCGTGCGGCGGCTTGGTGTTTCGGCTTGGCGGGACCGTCGGCGCAGGTCACATTGAACCTGGTGTTGGAAAAAGAACAGTTTGAAAATTTGCGATCGATCATTCAAGCGATGGATCCCGAAGGCACGCTAAGCGAACAACAGGTCAGCGATGCGTTGGCCAAGTCGCACCATGCACTGCACGGATCCATGTTGAAGACGGCGACGGCGCGAAAGCTGGCTTATCGCTTGGTGCCACAAGCGGGCGAAGTCGCACCGCCCAACCCGCTGAACGACACCGTCAAGCAATTGTTGGTCATGCCGCTGGAGGTCGATGATCGATTCGGACAAGGCTTTGCTCAAGATCGAATCCGGCGCAGCCCTCATCCAGTGCTTGTGGTCCCCAGTCACGTGGTCGACGACGACGAATGA
- a CDS encoding ABC transporter ATP-binding protein, with protein sequence MNHPTPAGTPPASSLLKLDQVTVWRESTRILDRIELDIPVGRHTAILGPNGAGKTSLLKLLVRQFYPSIDDDGTQGRVSILGRSDWPVDQLRCQMGIVSQSLEHEFLSGRSGRMSVRDVIHSGFNATMLSAFGPNMTPAMKEAADHAAHSVGVDHLADRRLETLSTGERRRTLIARSLVHRPPVLVLDEPTSGLDLAARHQFLQTMLQMLQMHDLTLVLVTHALEEIAPPIGHVVLLDSGRIAFDGSKADALSSDRLSRLYGVPATVHQHAGGWYSASVG encoded by the coding sequence ATGAATCATCCCACCCCCGCCGGAACACCGCCGGCGTCGTCACTGTTAAAGCTGGACCAGGTCACGGTGTGGCGTGAAAGCACGCGTATCTTGGACCGCATCGAATTAGATATTCCCGTCGGACGGCACACCGCGATTCTGGGCCCCAACGGAGCGGGCAAAACGTCGTTGTTGAAACTGTTGGTCCGCCAGTTTTATCCCTCGATCGATGACGACGGGACACAGGGAAGGGTCAGCATTTTGGGGCGATCGGATTGGCCCGTTGACCAGCTGCGGTGTCAGATGGGAATCGTGTCACAGTCGTTGGAGCATGAATTCCTATCTGGACGTAGCGGACGCATGTCGGTTCGTGACGTGATCCACAGCGGTTTCAACGCAACGATGTTGTCGGCGTTTGGACCAAACATGACACCGGCGATGAAAGAGGCCGCGGATCATGCGGCACACTCGGTGGGCGTGGACCACTTGGCCGACCGCCGCTTGGAAACACTGTCGACAGGGGAACGACGCCGGACCCTGATCGCACGCAGTCTGGTGCACCGACCCCCGGTGTTGGTTTTGGACGAACCGACCAGCGGATTGGATCTGGCCGCGCGGCACCAGTTCCTGCAGACGATGTTACAGATGCTGCAAATGCATGACTTGACGTTGGTGCTGGTCACTCACGCCTTGGAGGAGATTGCACCGCCGATCGGTCACGTCGTCTTGCTCGATTCCGGTCGTATCGCTTTTGATGGTTCCAAGGCCGATGCGCTTTCGTCGGACCGTCTGAGTCGGTTGTACGGCGTGCCGGCAACGGTGCACCAACATGCCGGCGGTTGGTATTCCGCATCGGTGGGCTAA
- a CDS encoding PSD1 and planctomycete cytochrome C domain-containing protein has translation MKVCNSWLSIRAAAMRWAVFIVAMLVLAGLNASAVDFSHDVVPVLRQHCADCHTGDEAEGGFNFNSRSLALESGVIEAGSADESILVERLVTDDPDMRMPPPDRPGLSASEIRVLIDWIDQGVAWQAGFQFGEAKPELPLRLKSVSLPGPSGDHPIDQLVGRYFQQHEVRWPEAADDSTLLRRTMLDWVGRLPSPRETTDYLADTSPQKHTRLIQRLADDRVGYADHWLTFWNDLLRNDYEGTGFITKGRTQISGWLYQALLENRPYDQMVRQLINPPDDSSAGFINGIKWRGEVSAGQSLPIQFSQSVSQALLGINMKCASCHDSFIDRWTLSDAYSLAAVYSDKPLAMYRCDKPIGAVASAAWIYPELGQVDPQADRGARLRRLAGLMTAESNGRFSRTIVNRLWAQLMGRGLIHPTDAMQTPPWDHDLLDYLASDFVRRGYNLQGTLRLITTSRIYRCRTVIDSGSVDDEGDAFVFRGPVAKRLTAEQFVDAIGTITGQTPKKADAPVQRDADRVRASLVKADSLQRSLGRPNRDQIVTSRPSDVTTLEALTLANDPMLAQRLRQGASRLLDQYRGPSVDIDGERLIDDVYLTCFARHATSRERQVVLDSLGDQPTVDGLADFLWAVIVQPEFWYVR, from the coding sequence ATGAAAGTTTGCAATTCTTGGTTATCGATCCGTGCGGCCGCCATGCGTTGGGCGGTTTTCATCGTCGCGATGTTGGTCCTTGCCGGCCTGAACGCATCGGCCGTTGATTTTTCCCACGACGTGGTTCCGGTGCTTCGACAGCACTGCGCCGATTGTCACACGGGCGATGAGGCCGAAGGCGGGTTCAATTTCAATTCTCGGTCATTGGCATTGGAATCCGGAGTGATCGAAGCGGGCAGTGCCGATGAATCGATCCTGGTCGAACGTTTGGTCACCGACGACCCCGACATGCGGATGCCGCCACCGGATCGTCCGGGATTGTCGGCCAGTGAAATCCGAGTGCTGATCGACTGGATTGATCAGGGCGTTGCCTGGCAAGCCGGATTTCAGTTCGGCGAAGCGAAGCCGGAATTGCCGTTGCGTTTGAAATCCGTTTCATTGCCCGGACCATCTGGCGATCATCCCATCGATCAATTGGTCGGTCGGTATTTTCAGCAACACGAGGTTCGTTGGCCCGAAGCCGCCGATGATTCCACGTTGCTGCGTCGAACCATGCTGGATTGGGTCGGGCGATTGCCGTCGCCCCGAGAAACCACCGATTACTTGGCCGACACGTCCCCACAGAAACACACACGGCTGATCCAGCGTTTGGCGGATGACCGGGTGGGATATGCGGATCATTGGCTGACGTTTTGGAACGATTTACTGCGCAATGACTACGAGGGCACCGGGTTCATCACCAAAGGTCGCACGCAAATCAGCGGATGGCTGTACCAAGCGCTCTTGGAAAATCGTCCGTATGACCAGATGGTTCGTCAGTTGATCAACCCGCCGGACGATTCCAGTGCCGGGTTCATCAATGGGATCAAGTGGCGTGGCGAAGTCAGCGCGGGTCAATCATTGCCGATCCAGTTTTCGCAAAGCGTTTCCCAGGCGTTGCTGGGAATCAATATGAAATGTGCGTCCTGTCATGACAGCTTCATTGACCGTTGGACGTTGAGCGACGCCTATTCGCTGGCCGCGGTTTACTCGGACAAGCCGTTGGCCATGTACCGCTGCGACAAGCCGATCGGTGCGGTGGCATCGGCGGCGTGGATCTATCCTGAACTGGGCCAGGTCGATCCACAGGCCGATCGCGGGGCACGGCTTCGCCGGTTGGCGGGACTGATGACGGCCGAATCCAATGGGCGTTTTTCACGGACGATCGTCAATCGCTTGTGGGCTCAACTGATGGGCCGGGGATTGATCCATCCCACCGATGCGATGCAGACGCCGCCTTGGGACCACGATCTGTTGGACTATTTGGCCAGCGACTTTGTGCGTCGTGGATACAATCTTCAGGGAACGCTGCGTCTGATCACGACATCGCGAATCTATCGCTGCCGAACGGTGATTGATTCAGGTTCGGTCGACGACGAAGGCGATGCATTTGTGTTTCGCGGACCGGTGGCCAAACGTTTGACGGCGGAGCAGTTTGTCGACGCAATCGGAACAATCACCGGCCAGACGCCGAAGAAAGCGGATGCTCCGGTGCAACGAGATGCGGACCGTGTGCGGGCGTCTTTGGTGAAAGCCGACTCGCTGCAACGGTCGCTCGGACGTCCCAATCGTGACCAGATCGTGACGTCACGGCCCAGTGACGTGACGACATTGGAAGCCTTGACCCTTGCGAACGATCCGATGTTGGCCCAGCGTCTGCGGCAGGGCGCCAGCCGATTGCTCGATCAGTATCGCGGCCCGTCAGTGGACATCGATGGAGAACGATTGATTGACGATGTTTATCTGACTTGTTTCGCACGGCACGCGACGTCCCGCGAACGCCAAGTCGTGCTTGATTCGTTGGGAGATCAGCCGACGGTCGATGGCTTGGCAGATTTCTTGTGGGCCGTGATCGTTCAACCCGAATTTTGGTACGTACGATGA
- a CDS encoding DUF1501 domain-containing protein: protein MERQRHRRDFLKSLAAASAATLAAPTARALAAGHDLIEQPEPTADHCILLWMAGGMAAPETFDPKTYAPFEKGMPVDRMVSTFPAIDTAVDDIKICEGLENIAGVMDRATLIRSAVQPDLGHILHSRHQYHWHTGYVPPQTVAAPHLGAWMAKVLGPLDPVMPAFVNIGQRLEGVGEKEELKAFTTGGFFGSEFGPMNLPFPEQAAAAVAPPQGMNRRRFAERQQLFQQLLSSGPASENISDDHRESMLRSLDRAYRLLSSSKSQAFDIHAEPKDSFERYDTGRFGRGCLLARRLVEAGCRFVEVTTEYVPFLHWDTHKDGHATVDRLHQEIDRPIATLIQDLESKGLLDRTLVIVASEFSRDAIVEGVPGSTARDQATVKTESVTEPQHYGLHRHFTGGTSVVMFGGGMKKGFLYGATAPERPLLAIENPVTVTDLHATIMRAMGISPRTGFDVEGRPFYVTRDGLGKPVMELFA, encoded by the coding sequence ATGGAACGACAACGCCATCGGCGCGACTTTTTGAAATCGTTGGCCGCTGCTTCGGCAGCGACACTGGCCGCACCGACGGCGCGTGCTTTGGCCGCCGGACATGACTTGATCGAACAACCCGAGCCGACCGCTGACCATTGCATCTTGTTGTGGATGGCGGGCGGTATGGCGGCACCGGAAACGTTTGATCCCAAGACGTATGCACCCTTTGAAAAAGGCATGCCCGTCGACCGGATGGTCAGCACGTTTCCGGCCATCGACACAGCGGTCGACGACATCAAGATTTGCGAGGGCTTGGAAAACATCGCTGGCGTCATGGATCGCGCGACGTTGATTCGTTCGGCGGTCCAGCCGGATCTGGGACACATCCTGCATTCCCGCCACCAATATCACTGGCATACCGGATATGTGCCGCCGCAAACCGTGGCCGCGCCGCACTTGGGGGCTTGGATGGCGAAGGTGCTGGGCCCGTTGGATCCGGTGATGCCCGCGTTCGTGAACATCGGCCAGCGTTTGGAAGGTGTGGGTGAAAAGGAAGAACTGAAAGCGTTCACGACGGGAGGATTCTTTGGCAGCGAATTTGGGCCGATGAATTTGCCGTTCCCCGAGCAGGCCGCCGCCGCGGTCGCACCGCCACAGGGAATGAATCGTCGGCGGTTTGCCGAGCGTCAGCAGTTGTTCCAACAGTTGCTAAGCAGTGGGCCGGCAAGTGAAAACATCAGCGATGATCATCGCGAATCGATGCTGCGATCGCTGGACCGGGCGTATCGATTGCTCAGCAGTTCAAAAAGCCAGGCCTTTGACATCCACGCCGAACCCAAGGACAGTTTCGAACGCTATGACACCGGGCGATTTGGTCGCGGATGTCTGCTCGCACGTCGACTGGTCGAAGCCGGCTGTCGATTTGTCGAAGTCACGACCGAGTACGTGCCCTTTCTGCACTGGGATACGCACAAAGACGGTCACGCGACGGTGGATCGGTTGCACCAGGAGATTGACCGTCCGATCGCGACGCTGATTCAAGACTTGGAATCCAAAGGGTTGCTGGACCGCACTTTGGTGATCGTGGCCAGCGAATTCAGTCGTGATGCGATTGTTGAAGGTGTCCCCGGATCGACGGCGCGCGATCAAGCGACCGTGAAAACAGAATCGGTGACCGAGCCCCAGCACTACGGGCTGCACCGCCACTTCACCGGCGGAACCAGCGTGGTCATGTTCGGCGGCGGGATGAAGAAAGGTTTTTTGTACGGCGCGACGGCCCCGGAGCGTCCTTTGCTGGCGATCGAAAACCCCGTCACCGTGACGGATCTGCACGCGACGATCATGCGTGCGATGGGAATCAGCCCGCGCACCGGATTCGATGTGGAAGGTCGCCCGTTTTATGTCACCCGCGACGGCTTGGGAAAACCGGTGATGGAATTATTCGCCTGA
- a CDS encoding SDR family NAD(P)-dependent oxidoreductase, producing the protein MSIDQLRGKLALVTGGAGFIGSHLCDALIDVGAKVRVLDNLSTGFRTNVEHLVGRDDFEFITGDASDPDVVRTAVADVDVIFHEAAMASVPRSMREPALCHAWCATSTVELLNAGQAAGVRRLVLASTSAAYGNSTFVSKRESDPVSPLSPYAAAKLAGESYCQAFYQGFGMETVVLRYFNVFGPRQDPQSEYSAVIPRFVSMILAGESPIIYGDGLQSRDFVYVGDVAKANLLAATVDGVAGGVFNVARGQRTTLLELLDTLQELLGETITPIHQPPRAGDVRDSLADVSETRNRLTFEPSVSMAEGLKRSIDYYRSVVEA; encoded by the coding sequence ATGTCTATCGATCAATTGCGGGGAAAGCTGGCTTTGGTGACCGGCGGCGCGGGCTTCATCGGTTCGCATCTGTGTGACGCGTTGATCGATGTCGGTGCCAAGGTTCGCGTGCTGGATAATTTGAGCACCGGGTTTCGCACCAACGTCGAACACTTGGTTGGTCGCGACGATTTTGAATTCATCACCGGCGATGCGTCCGACCCGGATGTGGTTCGAACGGCCGTCGCCGATGTCGACGTGATCTTTCACGAAGCGGCGATGGCCAGTGTGCCGCGCAGCATGCGGGAACCGGCCCTTTGTCACGCGTGGTGTGCGACCAGCACGGTTGAGTTGTTGAATGCCGGTCAAGCGGCGGGCGTTCGTCGATTGGTGTTGGCATCCACCAGTGCCGCGTATGGAAATTCAACGTTTGTATCGAAACGTGAATCCGATCCGGTGTCACCGCTTTCGCCCTATGCGGCGGCAAAGTTGGCGGGCGAATCGTATTGCCAAGCCTTCTATCAAGGCTTCGGGATGGAAACCGTGGTGCTGCGATACTTCAACGTGTTCGGGCCGCGACAAGATCCGCAAAGTGAATACAGCGCGGTGATCCCACGGTTTGTTTCCATGATCCTGGCGGGGGAATCGCCGATCATCTATGGCGACGGATTGCAGTCGCGCGATTTTGTGTATGTCGGCGACGTGGCCAAAGCCAACTTGTTGGCGGCAACCGTCGACGGAGTGGCCGGCGGCGTGTTCAACGTCGCCCGCGGACAACGGACGACGTTGTTGGAACTGTTGGACACGCTGCAAGAACTGTTGGGCGAAACGATCACGCCGATTCATCAACCGCCGCGTGCCGGTGACGTCCGCGATTCGCTGGCGGACGTGTCGGAGACTCGAAACCGTTTGACCTTTGAACCATCGGTCTCG